The Argentina anserina chromosome 3, drPotAnse1.1, whole genome shotgun sequence genome includes a region encoding these proteins:
- the LOC126788436 gene encoding uncharacterized protein LOC126788436 yields MPCTPATTTHGVATAGSYCCGGAASSGHHGSRFLGGFACLSPSNIPTKGIEPNRSVTDETSEEITFRVVEVARRKEVDNSAGVDYRELTDRSEDLKLFISSLCEDFV; encoded by the exons atgccttgcactccggcgacaaccacacacggtgtagcaaccgccggaagttactgctgtggcggcgccgcctcctccggccaccatggctcgagattcttggggggttttgcttgtctcagtcccagcaacattcccacaaaaggaatcgagccaaatcgaagt gtgactgacgaaacgagtgaggaaattactttcagggtcgtggaagttgcacgcaggaaagaag tggataactccgcaggtgtggattatcgggaattgacggaccgctcagaggacttgaagttatttatctccagcttgtgtgaggattttgtgtga
- the LOC126785935 gene encoding T-complex protein 1 subunit gamma — MQSQVLVLKDSVKRESGSKVHHANIQASKAVADIIRTTLGPRSMLKMLLDASGGIVVTNDGNAILRELDLAHPAAKSMIELSRSQDEEVGDGTTSVIILAGEMLHVAETFIDQHFHPTVICRAYNKALDDAIAVLDKIAMTIDVTDRATMLGLIKSCIGTKFTSQFGDLIADLALEATRIVGVDLGQGLREVDIKKYIKVEKVPGGQLEDSVVLKGVMFNKDVIAPGKMRRKIVNPRIMLLDCPLEYKKGENQTNAELLKEEDWGLLLKLEEEYIEGLCVQILKFKPDVVITEKGLSDLACHYLSKAGVTAIRRLRKTDNNRIAKACGAVIVNRPDELQESDIGTGAGLFEVKKIGDEFFTFIVDCKEPKACTVLLRGPSKDMLNEVERNLQDAMAVARNILKNPKLVPGGGASELTVSATLKQKSSSIEGIEKWPYEAAAIAFEAIPRTLAQNCGVNVIRTMTALQGKHANGENAWIGIDGNTGAMTDVKEKKIWDAYNVKAQTFKTAIESACLLLRIDDIVSGIKKKQPAGSKAPTKPQVETEGDADNEQIIPE; from the exons ATGCAATCCCAAGTCCTTGTTCTCA AGGACTCTGTGAAGAGGGAGTCCGGGAGTAAGGTGCACCATGCTAACATCCAGGCCTCTAAG GCTGTTGCTGACATCATCCGTACAACGTTGGGACCTCGGTCCATGTTAAAGATGCTATTGGATGCTAGTGGAG GTATCGTAGTGACCAATGATGGAAATGCAATTCTGCGAGAATTGGATCTTGCGCATCCAGCAGCAAAG TCAATGATTGAATTAAGCCGCTCACAAGATGAAGAAGTAGGTGATGGAACAACATCTGTCATTATTCTCG CTGGTGAGATGCTGCACGTAGCTGAAACATTTATTGACCAGCATTTTCATCCTACTGTCATTTGCCGAG CCTACAATAAAGCTCTGGATGATGCTATTGCCGTGCTTGACAAAATAGCCATGACTATTGATGTGACAGATC GTGCAACAATGTTGGGGCTGATTAAGAGTTGTATTGGTACGAAGTTTACCAGTCAATTTGGGGATTTGATTGCT GATCTGGCCCTTGAAGCCACTAGAATAGTTGGAGTGGACCTTGGCCAGGGTCTGCGAGAAGTGGATATTAAAAAGTACATCAAGGTTGAGAAGGTTCCTGGTGGCCAGTTGGAAGATTCAGTGGTTCTGAAAGGAGTAATGTTCAACAAGGATGTCATTGCTCCTGGAAAAATGAGAAGAAAGATCGTCAATCCACGAATCATGCTTCTTGATTGTCCTCTTGAGTATAAGAAAGGAGAGAACCAAACAAATGCTGAGCTGCTTAAAGAAGAAGATTGGGGACTCCTACTAAAGTTAGAAGAAGAATATATTGAGGGCCTCTGCGTGCAGATATTGAAGTTCAAACCAGATGTTGTGATTACAGAAAAGGGGCTTAGTGACCTGGCATGTCATTATCTGAGCAAGGCCGGTGTTACTGCAATCAGGAGGCTGAGGAAAACAGATAATAACAGAATTGCCAAGGCTTGTGGGGCAGTTATTGTCAACAGACCAGATGAGTTGCAAGAATCTGATATTGGTACTGGGGCTGGGTTATTTGAGGTTAAAAAAATTGGAGATGAGTTCTTTACATTCATTGTTGATTGCAAAGAGCCTAAGGCATGTACTGTTCTCCTACGAGGTCCTAGCAAGGATATGTTAAATGAAGTGGAAAGAAATTTGCAg GATGCCATGGCAGTAGCAAGAAATATCTTGAAGAACCCAAAACTTGTTCCTGGTGGTGGTGCTTCGGAGTTGACTGTTTCTGCTACATTGAAGCAAAAGAGTTCATCCATTGAAGGTATAGAAAAG TGGCCATATGAAGCTGCTGCCATTGCCTTTGAGGCCATACCACGAACGTTGGCTCAGAACTGTGGGGTTAATGTCATTAGAACGATGACAGCATTGCAAGGAAAG CATGCAAATGGTGAAAATGCATGGATTGGCATAGATGGTAACACTGGTGCCATGACTGAcgtaaaagagaaaaag ATCTGGGATGCCTACAATGTTAAGGCACAGACCTTTAAGACAGCCATAGAAAGTGCCTGCCTACTTCTCAGAATTGATGACATCGTTAGTGGGATTAAAAAGAAGCAGCCTGCTGGAAGCAAAGCACCTACAAAGCCTCAAGTTGAGACAGAAGGAGATGCTGATAACGAGCAAATCATTCCCGAGTGA
- the LOC126786515 gene encoding BTB/POZ domain-containing protein At1g04390 isoform X1 → MDIEIQRHVIHCLSAFLDSVSADKLHHPLLKASVADIIAALVWILQSNKGSILSMAANVTVKLGGLLPKSILQVDALDLINPLSSLLSTNQTEVAISCAAALNLILTNISMKSAKEVWDILEKTESVSQVIGNLRSFSECVKSFEYFQQMALLLSTILWWWSPSRYSAWSDAKLMKDLNDLIKQDVCHKVAVLKLYSAVALCGNGAKKLLEGGEALSEQMVQCMDNSHPYSVRIEAFKLAQCLTINEQKCLQLMNLSCQPIIKAIISGMSDWSSHSRKVTKDQMSLLVEACRLALISRWAGEHHIYFWKQKIDKILLDLLLEKFHNDSYEDSISLEEQIVIAKEGLSANYLLSLRSYVWDILGWLAIHCGEDFNPETEFHLNILIACACLTFVEAIQRWHKIYENDIAGTFRSESATRAVLMMIYSPCKYIASKSRFILSEILKPKGLEYLNILLRFLDNLSSGNFAIPDKLQIIIYLMGFICYSGLEEYEVWIIKQKGVKTLFAFMRWCLSNHFQVERLNFAPHLHNMFHENICCSGSREWEGNDILLLYSLLGLAELIKHSGCVGNDLDRIAGKNTLDHIEAELVIKLQDICNNNCTPGVQWFATYVLSYFGFYGFPSNLMKRIGKAINDKDSADLQFILTSGECFSVHGVVVAIQCPSLLPPEKLLPSEISDNSSVTGSMEVTKDFQKDIRLSAHVDRQAFAMLLEYIYLGYLQAGEELVEKLRTLAKCCNLRPLLRMLCRKPPKWGATFPSPDLSAALGPSGQRFSDLILEAKETKLLDWTCGVCSLSMPHMHVHKVVLSASCDYLRALFRSGMQESTSQVIKVSISWEAMVKLVDYFYSGNLPKPPLGCIWNNMSSEEKIDEVQPYVELFWLSEFWIMEDVQEACSDVIVSCLDSARQLAIKILQIAANLSLWNLAEVAAAYMAPLYRQLCDSGELETLDEVLAEMVRVASVRFSQMGGDQFQLI, encoded by the exons ATGGATATAGAGATACAGAGGCATGTGATCCACTGTCTATCTGCATTTCTTGATTCTGTTTCTGCCGATAAGCTGCACCATCCGCTTTTGAAG GCTTCAGTTGCCGATATCATTGCAGCATTAGTCTGGATACTTCAGTCTAATAAAGGGTCCATATTGAGCATGGCAGCAAATGTCACGGTAAAATTAGGTGGCCTGTTACCCAAATCAATACTGCAGGTTGATGCTTTGGATCTTATTAATCCTTTGTCATCTTTGTTATCTACCAATCAAACAGAAGTTGCTATATCATGTGCTGCAGCACTGAATCTTATTCTTACAAATATCAGCATGAAGAGTGCAAAAGAAGTTTGGGACATCCTTGAGAAAACAGAAAGTGTATCTCAAGTTATCGGTAACTTACGGTCTTTTTCAGAATGTGTGAAGTCATTTGAATATTTCCAACAGATGGCTTTACTTTTGAGTACAATACTATGGTGGTGGTCTCCATCTAGATATTCTGCTTGGAGTGATGCTAAACTGATGAAAGATCTGAATGATCTTATCAAGCAAGATGTTTGTCACAAAGTTGCTGTTTTGAAATTGTATTCTGCTGTAG CTTTATGCGGTAATGGAGCCAAGAAACTATTAGAAGGTGGAGAGGCACTTTCCGAACAGATGGTGCAATGCATGGACAATTCTCATCCTTATTCTGTTAGAATTGAAGCATTCAAGCTAGCACAGTGTTTAACA ATAAATGAACAAAAATGCTTACAACTGATGAATTTATCATGCCAACCTATTATTAAAGCCATCATCTCTGGAATGTCCGACTGGAGCTCACACTCTAGAAAGGTCACCAAGGACCAGATGTCTTTGCTAGTGGAGGCATGTCGCTTGGCTCTGATCAGTCGTTGGGCAGGGGAGCATCACATTTACTTCTGGAAACAAAAGATTGATAAAATCCTTCTGGATCTCCTACTTGAAAAATTTCACAACGATTCCTATGAAGATTCTATATCACTGGAAGAGCAGATAGTTATTGCAAAGGAGGGACTCAGTGCCAAttatttactttctttgaggagttATGTCTGGGATATTCTTGGATGGCTTGCAATACATTGTGGGGAGGATTTCAACCCTGAAACTGAGTTCCACTTAAACATCCTTATTGCATGTGCATG CTTGACGTTTGTTGAGGCAATTCAGAGATGGcataaaatatatgaaaacgACATCGCCGGTACCTTCAGAAGTGAATCAGCAACGAGGGCAGTTCTGATGATGATTTATTCTCCCTGCAAATACATTGCATCAAAATCCAGATTCATATTGTCCGAAATACTGAAGCCAAAAGGCTTGGAGTATCTGAATATCCTACTGCGTTTTCTTGATAATTTGTCATCTGGGAATTTCGCCATACCAGATAAACTGCAAATTATCATTTATCTAATGGGATTTATATGCTATTCTGGTTTGGAAGAGTATGAAGTCTGGATAATCAAACAGAAAGGGGTAAAAACATTATTTGCCTTCATGAGATGGTGCTTAAGTAATCATTTCCAAGTTGAAAGATTGAACTTTGCTCCCCATCTGCATAATATGTTCCATGAGAATATTTGTTGTTCAGGTTCCAGAGAATGGGAAGGGAATGATATTCTTCTGTTGTACAGTTTGTTGGGACTGGCTGAGTTGATAAAGCATTCTGGATGTGTAGGAAATGACCTAGACAGAATTGCCGGTAAGAACACATTGGATCATATTGAAGCTGAACTTGTCATTAAACTTCAAGACATATGTAACAACAATTGTACCCCTGGTGTGCAATGGTTTGCCACATACGTTCTGAGTTATTTTGGGTTTTATGGTTTTCCGAGTAACCTCATGAAAAGGATTGGTAAAGCAATTAATGATAAGGATTCTGCTGATTTACAATTCATTCTCACGAGCGGAGAGTGCTTCAGTGTTCATGGGGTGGTGGTTGCAATCCAATGTCCCTCGTTACTGCCTCCTGAAAAGCTGCTTCCTAGTGAGATATCTGACAATTCTTCAGTAACAGGCTCTATGGAAGTTACCAAAGACTTTCAGAAAGACATAAGATTGTCTGCTCATGTCGATCGCCAAGCGTTTGCAATGTTGTTGGAGTATATCTACTTGGGATATCTGCAAGCAGGAGAAGAACTTGTGGAAAAGTTGAGGACTCTTGCAAAATGTTGTAATTTACGGCCTCTGTTACGGATGCTTTGTAGAAAACCCCCAAAGTGGGGCGCTACTTTTCCCAGCCCTGACCTCAGTGCAGCTCTTGGTCCATCTGGACAACGTTTCTC GGATCTCATCTTAGAAGCTAAAGAAACAAAGCTTTTGGACTGGACATGTGGTGTTTGCTCTTTGTCAATGCCTCACATGCATGTTCACAAAGTTGTACTGTCAGCAAGTTGTGATTATCTGAGGGCCTTGTTTAGGTCAGGAATGCAGGAGAG CACCTCACAAGTGATAAAGGTGTCAATTAGCTGGGAAGCAATGGTTAAACTAGTTGACTACTTCTATTCTGGTAACCTGCCAAAGCCTCCTTTGGGATGTATATGGAATAACATGAGCAGTGAAGAAAAGATAGATGAGGTGCAGCCTTATGTAGAGCTTTTCTGGCTTTCTGAGTTCTGGATCATGGAAGATGTTCAGGAAGCATGCTCAGATGTCATCGTATCATGTCTTGATTCTGCAAGACAGTTGGCTATAAAAATACTACAAATTGCTGCAAATTTATCTCTTTGGAACTTGGCCGAGGTTGCAGCGGCTTATATGGCCCCTCTATATCGTCAGTTGTGTGATTCTGGTGAACTCGAAACACTTGATGAAGTGCTGGCTGAAATGGTTCGGGTAGCGTCTGTTCGGTTCTCCCAGATGGGTGGTGATCAATTTCAGTTGATTTGA
- the LOC126786515 gene encoding BTB/POZ domain-containing protein At1g04390 isoform X2 has product MKSAKEVWDILEKTESVSQVIGNLRSFSECVKSFEYFQQMALLLSTILWWWSPSRYSAWSDAKLMKDLNDLIKQDVCHKVAVLKLYSAVALCGNGAKKLLEGGEALSEQMVQCMDNSHPYSVRIEAFKLAQCLTINEQKCLQLMNLSCQPIIKAIISGMSDWSSHSRKVTKDQMSLLVEACRLALISRWAGEHHIYFWKQKIDKILLDLLLEKFHNDSYEDSISLEEQIVIAKEGLSANYLLSLRSYVWDILGWLAIHCGEDFNPETEFHLNILIACACLTFVEAIQRWHKIYENDIAGTFRSESATRAVLMMIYSPCKYIASKSRFILSEILKPKGLEYLNILLRFLDNLSSGNFAIPDKLQIIIYLMGFICYSGLEEYEVWIIKQKGVKTLFAFMRWCLSNHFQVERLNFAPHLHNMFHENICCSGSREWEGNDILLLYSLLGLAELIKHSGCVGNDLDRIAGKNTLDHIEAELVIKLQDICNNNCTPGVQWFATYVLSYFGFYGFPSNLMKRIGKAINDKDSADLQFILTSGECFSVHGVVVAIQCPSLLPPEKLLPSEISDNSSVTGSMEVTKDFQKDIRLSAHVDRQAFAMLLEYIYLGYLQAGEELVEKLRTLAKCCNLRPLLRMLCRKPPKWGATFPSPDLSAALGPSGQRFSDLILEAKETKLLDWTCGVCSLSMPHMHVHKVVLSASCDYLRALFRSGMQESTSQVIKVSISWEAMVKLVDYFYSGNLPKPPLGCIWNNMSSEEKIDEVQPYVELFWLSEFWIMEDVQEACSDVIVSCLDSARQLAIKILQIAANLSLWNLAEVAAAYMAPLYRQLCDSGELETLDEVLAEMVRVASVRFSQMGGDQFQLI; this is encoded by the exons ATGAAGAGTGCAAAAGAAGTTTGGGACATCCTTGAGAAAACAGAAAGTGTATCTCAAGTTATCGGTAACTTACGGTCTTTTTCAGAATGTGTGAAGTCATTTGAATATTTCCAACAGATGGCTTTACTTTTGAGTACAATACTATGGTGGTGGTCTCCATCTAGATATTCTGCTTGGAGTGATGCTAAACTGATGAAAGATCTGAATGATCTTATCAAGCAAGATGTTTGTCACAAAGTTGCTGTTTTGAAATTGTATTCTGCTGTAG CTTTATGCGGTAATGGAGCCAAGAAACTATTAGAAGGTGGAGAGGCACTTTCCGAACAGATGGTGCAATGCATGGACAATTCTCATCCTTATTCTGTTAGAATTGAAGCATTCAAGCTAGCACAGTGTTTAACA ATAAATGAACAAAAATGCTTACAACTGATGAATTTATCATGCCAACCTATTATTAAAGCCATCATCTCTGGAATGTCCGACTGGAGCTCACACTCTAGAAAGGTCACCAAGGACCAGATGTCTTTGCTAGTGGAGGCATGTCGCTTGGCTCTGATCAGTCGTTGGGCAGGGGAGCATCACATTTACTTCTGGAAACAAAAGATTGATAAAATCCTTCTGGATCTCCTACTTGAAAAATTTCACAACGATTCCTATGAAGATTCTATATCACTGGAAGAGCAGATAGTTATTGCAAAGGAGGGACTCAGTGCCAAttatttactttctttgaggagttATGTCTGGGATATTCTTGGATGGCTTGCAATACATTGTGGGGAGGATTTCAACCCTGAAACTGAGTTCCACTTAAACATCCTTATTGCATGTGCATG CTTGACGTTTGTTGAGGCAATTCAGAGATGGcataaaatatatgaaaacgACATCGCCGGTACCTTCAGAAGTGAATCAGCAACGAGGGCAGTTCTGATGATGATTTATTCTCCCTGCAAATACATTGCATCAAAATCCAGATTCATATTGTCCGAAATACTGAAGCCAAAAGGCTTGGAGTATCTGAATATCCTACTGCGTTTTCTTGATAATTTGTCATCTGGGAATTTCGCCATACCAGATAAACTGCAAATTATCATTTATCTAATGGGATTTATATGCTATTCTGGTTTGGAAGAGTATGAAGTCTGGATAATCAAACAGAAAGGGGTAAAAACATTATTTGCCTTCATGAGATGGTGCTTAAGTAATCATTTCCAAGTTGAAAGATTGAACTTTGCTCCCCATCTGCATAATATGTTCCATGAGAATATTTGTTGTTCAGGTTCCAGAGAATGGGAAGGGAATGATATTCTTCTGTTGTACAGTTTGTTGGGACTGGCTGAGTTGATAAAGCATTCTGGATGTGTAGGAAATGACCTAGACAGAATTGCCGGTAAGAACACATTGGATCATATTGAAGCTGAACTTGTCATTAAACTTCAAGACATATGTAACAACAATTGTACCCCTGGTGTGCAATGGTTTGCCACATACGTTCTGAGTTATTTTGGGTTTTATGGTTTTCCGAGTAACCTCATGAAAAGGATTGGTAAAGCAATTAATGATAAGGATTCTGCTGATTTACAATTCATTCTCACGAGCGGAGAGTGCTTCAGTGTTCATGGGGTGGTGGTTGCAATCCAATGTCCCTCGTTACTGCCTCCTGAAAAGCTGCTTCCTAGTGAGATATCTGACAATTCTTCAGTAACAGGCTCTATGGAAGTTACCAAAGACTTTCAGAAAGACATAAGATTGTCTGCTCATGTCGATCGCCAAGCGTTTGCAATGTTGTTGGAGTATATCTACTTGGGATATCTGCAAGCAGGAGAAGAACTTGTGGAAAAGTTGAGGACTCTTGCAAAATGTTGTAATTTACGGCCTCTGTTACGGATGCTTTGTAGAAAACCCCCAAAGTGGGGCGCTACTTTTCCCAGCCCTGACCTCAGTGCAGCTCTTGGTCCATCTGGACAACGTTTCTC GGATCTCATCTTAGAAGCTAAAGAAACAAAGCTTTTGGACTGGACATGTGGTGTTTGCTCTTTGTCAATGCCTCACATGCATGTTCACAAAGTTGTACTGTCAGCAAGTTGTGATTATCTGAGGGCCTTGTTTAGGTCAGGAATGCAGGAGAG CACCTCACAAGTGATAAAGGTGTCAATTAGCTGGGAAGCAATGGTTAAACTAGTTGACTACTTCTATTCTGGTAACCTGCCAAAGCCTCCTTTGGGATGTATATGGAATAACATGAGCAGTGAAGAAAAGATAGATGAGGTGCAGCCTTATGTAGAGCTTTTCTGGCTTTCTGAGTTCTGGATCATGGAAGATGTTCAGGAAGCATGCTCAGATGTCATCGTATCATGTCTTGATTCTGCAAGACAGTTGGCTATAAAAATACTACAAATTGCTGCAAATTTATCTCTTTGGAACTTGGCCGAGGTTGCAGCGGCTTATATGGCCCCTCTATATCGTCAGTTGTGTGATTCTGGTGAACTCGAAACACTTGATGAAGTGCTGGCTGAAATGGTTCGGGTAGCGTCTGTTCGGTTCTCCCAGATGGGTGGTGATCAATTTCAGTTGATTTGA